One genomic region from Frateuria soli encodes:
- a CDS encoding TrbI/VirB10 family protein, translated as MSTHIPSAADTEAGHGEALAHNPYSTHYQQSAAPDLDAGAPLLKSNELRRMNRRALLMLGTAVALLLFVSYWMISSATSRREPSKPREEKVTVADAPPALTLPPARTGPAPIPLASQPALPPLPPPEAANAPMQDLMGGASNEPTLVQRRIAGTSDPMADLPPAPATAPSQAPGGSLLSGPVIATKAKPLEHADALMQRGTYIRCVLETRIVTDVPGYTSCLVTEPVYSFNGRTLLLPKGSKVLGAYASGPKGRRVAVVWDRIITPTGVDVDMSSKPNPGIDNLGGAGLPGHYDAHWGSRISAALLISMLSDAFKYEAAKHGPTTTSIAAGGIAIQEPFESNTARTVQNLADMAVREAANRPPTVTINQGTVIYVYVARDVDFSGVVARL; from the coding sequence GTGAGTACGCACATCCCCTCCGCTGCCGACACGGAAGCCGGTCATGGCGAAGCGTTGGCGCACAACCCCTACTCCACGCACTACCAGCAGTCCGCAGCACCGGACCTGGATGCGGGCGCGCCATTGCTGAAGTCGAACGAGCTGCGCCGCATGAACCGGCGCGCGCTGTTGATGCTCGGTACGGCCGTCGCACTGCTGCTGTTTGTCTCGTACTGGATGATCAGCAGTGCCACCTCGCGCCGTGAGCCGAGCAAGCCAAGAGAGGAAAAGGTCACTGTCGCCGATGCACCACCGGCACTGACCCTGCCTCCGGCCCGGACAGGGCCAGCGCCGATTCCACTTGCCTCGCAACCCGCGTTGCCGCCCCTGCCGCCGCCGGAGGCTGCCAACGCCCCGATGCAAGACCTCATGGGCGGTGCATCCAACGAGCCTACGCTGGTTCAGCGGCGGATCGCCGGCACCTCCGATCCGATGGCCGATCTTCCGCCCGCGCCGGCCACCGCACCATCCCAGGCCCCGGGCGGATCCCTGCTGTCCGGTCCCGTGATCGCCACCAAGGCCAAGCCGTTGGAGCACGCGGACGCGCTCATGCAGCGCGGGACGTATATCCGCTGCGTACTGGAGACGCGGATCGTCACGGACGTCCCCGGGTACACCTCCTGCCTCGTTACCGAACCGGTGTACTCGTTCAATGGACGCACGCTGCTGCTGCCCAAGGGATCCAAGGTGCTCGGCGCGTACGCCAGCGGTCCCAAGGGCCGCCGCGTCGCCGTCGTGTGGGACCGCATCATCACGCCTACCGGCGTGGACGTGGACATGAGCAGCAAGCCGAACCCGGGCATCGACAACCTTGGCGGCGCAGGCTTACCCGGTCATTACGACGCCCACTGGGGCAGCCGCATCAGCGCCGCACTGCTGATCAGCATGCTCAGTGATGCATTCAAGTACGAGGCGGCCAAACACGGGCCCACGACCACGTCCATCGCCGCCGGCGGCATCGCGATACAGGAGCCTTTCGAGAGCAACACCGCGCGCACCGTACAGAATCTCGCCGACATGGCCGTGCGCGAGGCCGCCAACCGCCCGCCCACGGTAACCATCAACCAGGGGACGGTGATCTACGTGTATGTCGCGCGCGACGTCGACTTCAGCGGCGTCGTCGCACGCCTTTGA
- a CDS encoding TrbG/VirB9 family P-type conjugative transfer protein: MSPYRIPFVAVTLCLAIASIPTQARSQAVQQYTYQPDHIYPVRTGLGITTQIELSPNEQVLDYSTGFSSGWELTRRDNVFYLKPKNVDVDTNLMVRTAAHSYIFELKVVATDWKALDEAKREGVQYKITFAYPAETSFSGEKKKAAEAPPLDTRLVPGRSYNFDYDYATRSKGAPWLVPAHVYDDGRFTYIRMSDLKRFPTGDFPAVFMREAEDGEDSLVNTTVQGNTIVVHGTYPYLVIRHGDNVVGLRRNARK; this comes from the coding sequence ATGAGCCCGTACCGCATTCCATTCGTGGCGGTCACGCTCTGCCTGGCGATCGCAAGCATCCCGACGCAGGCCCGGTCCCAGGCCGTGCAGCAGTACACATACCAGCCCGACCACATCTATCCCGTGCGCACCGGCCTGGGGATCACCACGCAGATCGAGCTCAGCCCCAACGAACAGGTTCTCGACTACAGCACCGGTTTCAGCAGTGGCTGGGAGCTCACCCGCCGCGACAACGTGTTCTACCTCAAGCCCAAGAACGTCGACGTCGACACCAACTTGATGGTGCGCACGGCCGCGCACTCCTACATCTTTGAACTGAAAGTCGTTGCAACCGACTGGAAGGCACTGGACGAGGCCAAGCGCGAGGGCGTGCAGTACAAGATCACCTTCGCCTATCCGGCCGAAACGAGCTTCTCGGGGGAAAAGAAGAAGGCTGCCGAAGCACCGCCACTGGATACCCGCCTGGTTCCCGGGCGCAGTTACAACTTCGACTACGACTACGCCACGCGCAGCAAGGGCGCACCTTGGCTGGTGCCGGCGCACGTCTATGACGATGGGCGCTTCACGTACATCAGGATGAGCGATCTCAAGCGCTTTCCCACCGGGGATTTCCCGGCCGTATTCATGCGCGAAGCGGAAGATGGCGAGGATTCTCTCGTCAACACGACCGTCCAGGGCAACACCATCGTCGTACACGGAACGTACCCCTACCTCGTCATCCGCCATGGCGACAACGTCGTCGGTCTGCGAAGGAACGCCCGCAAGTGA
- a CDS encoding TrbC/VirB2 family protein, whose translation MVKNLPANPSARHPTHCGTAVLMALVTCLALALPGIALGQDVTDTIATTCGFASSVNKILNAISIIVVTIAIVFSGYQIAFAHKRISDISPVLIGAVLIGAAGQIAKMFLAGSTSASGATACTASLINHLLNFYA comes from the coding sequence ATGGTCAAGAACCTCCCTGCAAACCCTAGCGCCCGCCACCCGACCCACTGCGGTACCGCCGTGCTCATGGCCCTGGTGACGTGCCTGGCGCTCGCACTGCCGGGTATCGCATTGGGCCAGGACGTGACCGATACCATCGCCACCACCTGCGGTTTTGCCAGCAGCGTCAACAAGATTCTCAACGCCATCTCGATCATCGTGGTGACGATCGCCATTGTCTTTTCCGGCTACCAGATCGCGTTCGCGCACAAGCGTATTTCGGACATCTCGCCGGTACTGATCGGTGCCGTGCTGATCGGTGCGGCCGGACAGATCGCCAAGATGTTTCTGGCAGGAAGCACCAGCGCCTCGGGCGCCACTGCCTGCACCGCCAGCCTGATCAACCACTTACTCAACTTCTATGCGTAA
- a CDS encoding virB8 family protein: MVARKTGSRKVEDAVARAVNYELSIVDIARRSERRAWWVAFCAIGMSLVLAGGYIYMLPLKQKVPYLVMADAYTGTSTVARLTEDLTHRRISTSEAINRSNVAHFVMARESYDLALLKLGDWTTVQTMASPRVKADYTRLYSPMNPDSPYKIYGKDKAIRVRLLSIVLIGGGTGRTPTGATVRFQRSLYDKQSGVTQPLDSKIATMEFTYKANLEMDDRNRIENPLGFWVTGYRVDNDYATSAPAEIPGASVQAVKPAVDPATVPPSDERNVAPQVEATARLPSNGAAR, translated from the coding sequence ATGGTTGCCAGGAAAACCGGTTCCCGAAAGGTGGAGGACGCCGTCGCCCGGGCGGTCAACTACGAGCTCTCGATCGTCGACATCGCACGTCGCAGCGAGCGCCGCGCCTGGTGGGTGGCATTCTGCGCGATCGGCATGTCGCTGGTTCTCGCCGGCGGCTACATCTACATGCTGCCCCTCAAGCAGAAAGTCCCCTACCTGGTGATGGCCGATGCGTACACCGGCACCAGCACCGTGGCGCGCCTGACCGAAGACCTAACCCATCGGCGGATCAGCACAAGCGAGGCGATCAACCGCAGCAACGTGGCCCATTTCGTGATGGCACGTGAATCCTACGATCTCGCATTGCTCAAACTGGGCGATTGGACCACCGTGCAAACCATGGCCTCCCCGCGTGTCAAGGCCGATTACACGCGGCTCTACTCGCCAATGAATCCCGACAGTCCCTACAAGATCTACGGGAAAGACAAGGCGATCCGCGTCAGGTTGCTCAGCATCGTGCTGATCGGAGGAGGTACGGGACGCACGCCCACCGGCGCCACGGTGCGATTCCAGCGGAGCCTCTACGACAAGCAGAGCGGCGTCACCCAGCCGCTGGACAGCAAGATCGCCACGATGGAGTTCACCTATAAGGCGAACCTCGAGATGGACGACCGCAACCGGATCGAGAACCCGCTGGGCTTCTGGGTGACCGGTTACCGCGTCGACAACGATTACGCGACGTCGGCGCCCGCCGAGATCCCGGGCGCCAGCGTGCAGGCCGTAAAGCCTGCCGTCGATCCGGCCACCGTACCGCCCTCGGACGAACGGAATGTCGCACCGCAGGTCGAGGCGACCGCACGCCTACCTTCCAACGGAGCGGCGCGATGA
- a CDS encoding toxin co-regulated pilus biosynthesis Q family protein, giving the protein MNKASLKRIGTTMLLPTLLLVGCGTPAARDFGGRWHPVNRFRTSTTEIPLNRPYTYYAAPMDETLRNMLVRWTSDTGMMLVYRIPSDYTLFAPVTKVRTADVRQAARELSAIYATQGVSVTVADGRLQVDRSRTLGSGITPARARPDADASGVKSAPADTTDGVR; this is encoded by the coding sequence GTGAACAAGGCTTCTCTGAAGCGGATCGGCACAACGATGCTATTGCCGACCCTCCTGCTGGTCGGTTGCGGAACGCCAGCGGCCAGGGATTTCGGGGGTCGCTGGCATCCGGTCAATCGCTTCCGGACTTCCACCACTGAAATCCCGCTCAACCGCCCCTACACCTACTACGCCGCGCCCATGGACGAGACGCTGCGAAACATGCTCGTCCGCTGGACCAGTGACACGGGCATGATGCTGGTCTACCGCATTCCCTCCGACTACACCCTGTTCGCACCCGTCACCAAGGTCCGGACCGCGGACGTTCGGCAGGCGGCCAGAGAACTCAGCGCGATCTACGCGACCCAGGGGGTCTCGGTAACCGTGGCGGATGGGCGTCTTCAGGTCGACCGGTCGAGGACACTCGGTTCCGGCATCACGCCCGCCAGGGCACGGCCAGACGCCGATGCGTCTGGCGTGAAGTCCGCTCCAGCCGACACCACCGACGGAGTGCGCTGA
- the virB11 gene encoding P-type DNA transfer ATPase VirB11, translating to MEDTLAPVSREFLDYQYEVLGVREFMNAPDVTEICINRPGELYLERRCGWQRIEVPSLTFERARQFCTAVVNESNTGQRITDVDPVVSLTFPTGQRAQFVIPPACEAGSVSITIRLPSRQARTLDQYQADGFFDQILEDARDLTDEDRELLDLRAERRYAEFFKAAVRGKRNIVVSGATGSGKTTFMKSLVHHIPADERLVTIEDARELFISQPNVVHLLYSKGGQSASNVTAKSCMETCLRMKPDRIILAELRGDEAFYFIRNCASGHPGSITSCHAGSTEQTWDQLALMVKASAEGAGLEFATIKRLLRLTIDIVVHIKALAGQRHITGIDFDPRRGLPQELPAPLR from the coding sequence ATGGAAGACACCCTCGCTCCCGTGTCGCGCGAATTCCTCGATTACCAGTACGAGGTACTGGGCGTCCGCGAGTTCATGAACGCCCCGGACGTCACCGAGATCTGCATCAATCGCCCGGGCGAGCTCTACCTTGAACGCCGTTGCGGCTGGCAGCGGATCGAGGTTCCGTCACTGACCTTCGAGCGGGCACGCCAGTTCTGCACGGCCGTGGTCAACGAGAGCAATACCGGCCAGCGCATCACCGACGTCGACCCGGTGGTTTCTCTCACATTTCCTACCGGCCAGCGCGCGCAGTTCGTCATCCCGCCCGCCTGCGAGGCCGGCAGCGTGTCGATCACCATCCGCCTGCCATCGAGGCAGGCCAGGACGCTGGACCAATACCAGGCGGACGGTTTCTTCGACCAGATACTGGAGGACGCTCGTGACCTCACCGACGAAGATCGCGAGCTGCTGGACCTGCGCGCCGAACGCCGCTACGCCGAGTTCTTCAAGGCGGCGGTGCGCGGCAAGAGGAACATCGTGGTCTCCGGCGCCACCGGCAGCGGCAAGACGACGTTCATGAAGTCGCTGGTCCACCACATCCCCGCCGATGAGAGGCTGGTCACCATCGAGGACGCACGGGAGCTCTTCATCAGCCAGCCCAACGTGGTGCACCTGCTCTACTCCAAAGGTGGCCAGAGCGCCAGCAACGTGACAGCCAAGAGCTGCATGGAAACCTGCCTGCGCATGAAGCCCGACCGCATCATCCTGGCGGAGTTGCGCGGCGACGAAGCGTTCTACTTCATCCGCAACTGCGCCTCCGGGCACCCGGGCTCGATCACCAGCTGCCACGCCGGCAGCACCGAACAGACCTGGGACCAGCTGGCGTTGATGGTCAAGGCCTCCGCCGAGGGTGCGGGCCTGGAGTTCGCGACCATCAAGCGGCTACTCAGGCTGACCATCGACATCGTCGTGCACATCAAGGCGCTTGCGGGGCAGCGGCACATCACGGGGATCGACTTCGATCCGCGACGCGGCCTCCCGCAGGAACTGCCGGCGCCGCTGCGCTGA
- a CDS encoding type IV secretion system protein VirB3, with protein sequence MRKDALFRGCTRPAMFMGVPYVPFFMGAGGCMLLAMYFNLFFLLLIPPVIFVMRQMARRDEMIFRLLGLRLQFRTRVRNLGENDGMWVFTPNIHRGQSKVGS encoded by the coding sequence ATGCGTAAGGATGCACTGTTCCGCGGCTGCACCCGCCCAGCCATGTTCATGGGTGTGCCCTACGTACCGTTCTTCATGGGCGCGGGTGGGTGCATGTTGCTGGCGATGTATTTCAACCTGTTCTTCCTGTTGCTGATCCCGCCGGTGATTTTCGTAATGCGCCAGATGGCCAGGCGCGACGAGATGATCTTCCGGCTTCTGGGCCTCCGCCTGCAGTTCCGTACCCGGGTACGGAACCTCGGGGAGAACGACGGCATGTGGGTGTTCACGCCCAACATCCACCGCGGCCAGTCGAAGGTCGGTTCTTAA
- a CDS encoding lytic transglycosylase domain-containing protein, producing MVPAFNPMSCPKLAVPTEVMQHVARIESGGNRFAIGVVGGRLERQPRNLGEAVATARMLESKGYDYSLGIAQVNRRNLARYGLDTFEKAFDGCANATAGARILAKCYGRSGGDWGKAFSCYYSGNFTTGYRDGYVQRVFASFGAGLPDSSEAITVRPRITEHPGGVPTVGPASIGSPAYRVSIRSVAIDTTTGALVSPMGEPRSATENHPPEGAGFPRPAEAVESPQSAFVPHVTGPGDAPDAEAQPTAPTTGRPVVSEQEQADAAFVF from the coding sequence ATGGTCCCAGCGTTCAACCCCATGTCATGCCCCAAACTGGCCGTCCCCACGGAGGTCATGCAGCACGTCGCCCGGATCGAGTCCGGCGGCAACCGGTTTGCCATCGGCGTCGTCGGCGGCCGGCTCGAACGCCAGCCCCGCAACCTTGGCGAGGCCGTCGCCACCGCGCGCATGCTCGAGTCGAAGGGATACGACTATTCGCTCGGTATCGCACAGGTCAACCGCCGCAACCTGGCGCGCTACGGACTGGATACGTTCGAGAAGGCATTCGATGGCTGCGCCAACGCCACGGCGGGCGCCCGCATCCTGGCCAAATGCTACGGCCGCTCGGGCGGCGACTGGGGCAAGGCCTTCAGCTGCTACTACTCGGGCAACTTCACCACCGGCTATCGGGATGGCTACGTGCAGCGCGTCTTCGCTTCGTTCGGAGCCGGCCTGCCCGACTCCTCCGAGGCGATAACCGTTCGCCCACGGATCACCGAACATCCCGGCGGAGTGCCAACCGTGGGTCCCGCGAGCATTGGCAGCCCGGCCTACCGCGTGTCGATCCGATCGGTTGCCATCGACACAACCACCGGCGCACTGGTATCGCCCATGGGAGAACCCAGGAGCGCCACGGAGAACCACCCGCCCGAAGGAGCGGGGTTCCCGAGGCCGGCCGAGGCCGTCGAGTCTCCCCAATCCGCGTTCGTGCCGCACGTAACAGGTCCGGGTGATGCACCCGACGCCGAGGCCCAACCAACGGCGCCCACCACGGGCCGCCCCGTCGTCTCCGAGCAGGAACAAGCCGATGCAGCGTTCGTCTTCTGA
- a CDS encoding VirB4 family type IV secretion/conjugal transfer ATPase produces the protein MPKPTFLPDTSICELVPLSTHVSPTVLKTTGGDFLMVWRLGGLPFVGREEWDLEHRHATFNRMLQTLRAPDFVNVAFWVHDVRRRRGITERARFAQSFNQALSDAYHDALSSQKLMQNELYLTMLYRPIVSGRKLAEKSSDITRLEAEQQQAVGTILELAGNVEAVLKDYAPHRLGMYEAANGVVFSEALEFYGYLLNRLDEPVPVLPAPVYNYLPVSKQRFSAKTGDFVITTPQGTNHFGAILNIKEYTDGTYPGILNGLKYLGFEYVITHSFSPMGRQDALKVLDRTKGMMVSSGDKAFSQIAELDLAMDQLASGNFVLGEYHFTIAIYAASQDTLSQQIAATRAELSNAGFVSVKEDLAVTSAFYAQFPGNWKYRTRLANVSSLNFLGLSPLHNFAMGKREHNPWGDCVTTLQSANGQPYYFNFHATHPAENSLGEKAIANTMVIGKSGTGKTALINFLLSQVQKFEPSPTIFFFDKDRGAEIFVRACGGNYLALENGQSTGFNPFHCERTEANVQFLADLVKVLAGKSVYSSREEEDIFRAVENMLDTPMRLRNMTNFQKSLPNLGDDGLFIRMRKWTAGNSLGWVFDNPVDTIDLEKASIIGFDYTDIIDNPEVRVPVINYLLHRLEALIDGRPLIYVMDEFWKILDGKGGLKDFAKNKQKTIRKQNGLGIFATQSPEDALASDIAAALVEQTATMILLPNPNASREDYIDGLKLTEAEYQVVVGLDERSRCFLVKQGHASAVCQLNLRGMDDTLAVISASTDNIEIMHRVLRERAAIEGIPVDELRPKQWLEHFYRDRKGSGKARSVASAPAPLARSASL, from the coding sequence ATGCCCAAGCCCACCTTCCTTCCCGACACCTCGATCTGCGAACTCGTGCCGCTGTCCACTCACGTCTCGCCCACCGTGCTTAAAACCACCGGAGGTGATTTCCTGATGGTCTGGCGCCTGGGCGGCCTGCCATTCGTGGGGCGCGAGGAATGGGATCTGGAACACCGCCACGCCACCTTCAATCGCATGCTGCAGACCTTGCGCGCGCCCGATTTCGTCAACGTCGCCTTCTGGGTACACGACGTGCGTCGCCGACGGGGCATAACCGAGCGGGCCCGGTTCGCGCAATCGTTCAACCAGGCTCTCTCCGACGCCTATCACGACGCCCTGTCGAGCCAGAAGCTCATGCAGAACGAGCTCTACCTCACGATGCTCTACCGTCCGATCGTCAGCGGAAGGAAGCTGGCCGAGAAATCGAGCGACATCACCCGACTCGAAGCCGAACAGCAGCAGGCTGTCGGCACCATCCTGGAACTGGCGGGCAACGTCGAGGCCGTGCTGAAGGACTACGCCCCACATCGCCTTGGCATGTATGAAGCAGCCAACGGCGTGGTGTTTTCCGAAGCGCTGGAGTTCTACGGCTACCTGCTCAATCGCCTCGACGAACCCGTGCCCGTACTTCCCGCACCGGTCTACAACTACCTGCCGGTGAGCAAGCAGCGCTTCTCCGCAAAGACTGGCGATTTCGTCATCACCACGCCGCAGGGAACCAACCATTTCGGCGCGATCCTCAACATCAAGGAGTATACCGACGGCACCTATCCCGGCATCCTCAACGGCCTCAAGTACCTCGGCTTCGAGTACGTCATCACCCACTCCTTCAGCCCGATGGGGCGACAGGATGCTCTCAAGGTACTGGACCGCACCAAAGGCATGATGGTGTCCTCCGGCGACAAGGCCTTCAGCCAGATCGCCGAGCTTGACCTGGCGATGGATCAGTTGGCGTCCGGCAACTTCGTGCTCGGCGAATACCACTTCACCATAGCGATCTATGCAGCCAGCCAGGACACGCTGTCGCAGCAGATCGCTGCCACCCGCGCGGAGCTCTCCAACGCGGGCTTCGTCTCGGTCAAGGAGGACCTCGCCGTCACTTCCGCCTTCTACGCGCAGTTTCCCGGCAACTGGAAATATCGCACCCGACTGGCCAACGTCAGCTCGCTCAACTTTCTTGGCTTGAGCCCCCTGCACAACTTCGCCATGGGCAAGCGGGAGCACAATCCCTGGGGCGACTGCGTCACCACCCTGCAGAGCGCCAACGGGCAGCCCTACTATTTCAACTTCCACGCCACCCATCCCGCCGAGAATTCCCTGGGCGAGAAAGCCATCGCCAACACGATGGTCATCGGCAAGTCCGGCACGGGCAAGACGGCACTGATCAATTTCCTGTTGAGCCAGGTCCAGAAGTTCGAGCCGTCACCGACCATCTTCTTCTTCGACAAGGATCGTGGCGCCGAAATCTTCGTGCGTGCCTGCGGCGGCAACTATCTGGCCCTCGAGAATGGCCAGTCGACCGGATTCAACCCGTTCCACTGCGAGCGTACCGAAGCCAACGTGCAGTTCCTGGCGGACCTCGTCAAGGTGCTGGCCGGCAAGAGCGTGTACAGCTCGCGCGAAGAGGAGGACATCTTTCGCGCGGTGGAGAACATGCTCGACACGCCGATGCGCTTGCGCAACATGACCAACTTCCAGAAGAGCCTGCCCAACCTGGGCGACGACGGCCTCTTCATCCGCATGCGCAAGTGGACCGCCGGCAACTCGCTTGGATGGGTGTTCGACAACCCGGTCGACACCATCGACCTGGAGAAGGCCAGCATCATCGGCTTCGACTACACCGACATCATCGACAACCCGGAAGTGCGCGTGCCGGTGATCAACTACCTGCTGCACCGGCTGGAGGCGCTGATCGACGGCCGCCCACTGATCTACGTGATGGACGAGTTCTGGAAGATCCTCGACGGCAAGGGTGGCCTCAAGGATTTTGCCAAGAACAAGCAGAAGACCATCCGCAAGCAGAACGGCCTTGGCATCTTCGCCACGCAGAGCCCCGAGGATGCGCTGGCCAGCGACATCGCCGCGGCGCTGGTCGAACAGACCGCCACGATGATCCTGCTGCCCAATCCGAACGCCAGTCGAGAGGACTACATCGACGGCCTCAAGCTGACCGAAGCCGAGTACCAGGTAGTCGTCGGCCTGGACGAGCGATCACGCTGCTTCCTGGTCAAGCAGGGCCACGCCAGTGCGGTCTGCCAGCTCAACCTGCGCGGCATGGACGACACCCTGGCGGTGATCTCCGCCTCGACCGACAACATCGAGATCATGCACCGGGTGCTGCGGGAACGGGCCGCCATCGAGGGCATTCCTGTCGACGAACTCCGGCCCAAGCAATGGCTTGAGCATTTCTACCGGGATCGCAAGGGCAGCGGCAAAGCCAGATCCGTCGCTTCCGCACCGGCCCCATTGGCCCGCTCGGCATCGCTGTAA